A region of Paractinoplanes abujensis DNA encodes the following proteins:
- a CDS encoding GntR family transcriptional regulator, which produces MTINPGAAEFPHRQIATQLRERIRRGDWQPGERLPSIPAMAEMFGVAKQTVQRTVDQLRVEGILITKPGSGTYVRGTRRRLNRLSRGRYGAHRGYHADLAARYRQQLVSVRREPAPPEVADAFGVRDGTEMLARRHLVKTDDATVEIGASWFRVTDVSGTSLERAEAFGRPLYQEAEEVLGKRYASATDTVTARQPSRDEAEVLQIRPDTPVLHLLHVAFDESRKPIEVAQATWPGPMTTLTEEYKIPAPAPQTPDTDPGLALA; this is translated from the coding sequence ATGACGATCAACCCCGGAGCCGCGGAGTTCCCGCACCGCCAAATTGCCACCCAGCTGCGTGAACGTATCCGGCGCGGTGACTGGCAGCCCGGTGAGCGCCTCCCCTCGATCCCCGCGATGGCTGAGATGTTCGGGGTCGCCAAGCAAACCGTCCAGCGCACCGTCGATCAGTTGCGGGTCGAGGGCATCCTGATCACCAAGCCCGGTTCCGGCACGTACGTCCGGGGCACCCGCCGCCGCCTGAATCGGTTGTCGCGGGGGCGTTACGGCGCGCACCGGGGCTACCACGCCGATCTTGCCGCCCGCTATCGGCAGCAGCTGGTTTCCGTCCGTCGTGAGCCCGCCCCGCCGGAGGTGGCCGACGCGTTCGGGGTTCGTGACGGCACGGAGATGCTGGCCCGGCGGCATCTGGTGAAGACCGACGACGCCACGGTGGAGATCGGCGCCTCGTGGTTCCGGGTGACCGATGTGAGCGGCACGTCGCTGGAGCGGGCCGAGGCGTTCGGCCGGCCGCTCTATCAGGAGGCCGAGGAGGTGCTGGGCAAGCGTTACGCCTCGGCCACCGACACGGTCACCGCCCGGCAGCCGAGCCGCGACGAGGCCGAGGTGTTGCAGATCCGCCCGGACACCCCGGTGCTGCACCTGCTGCATGTGGCGTTCGACGAGTCGCGCAAGCCGATCGAGGTGGCCCAGGCGACGTGGCCGGGCCCGATGACGACGCTGACCGAGGAATACAAGATCCCGGCCCCGGCACCGCAGACCCCGGACACCGATCCGGGGTTGGCCCTGGCGTAG
- a CDS encoding pentapeptide repeat-containing protein: MVIGGPQAPWRTAGALAGASLGRANLGRANLGRANLGRANLGRANLGRANLGRANLGRANLGGASLGGQAGQAGTAARDEWCGDSRSLGDARHGETGHGQCVRHWHERSTSR, from the coding sequence ATGGTGATCGGCGGGCCGCAGGCGCCTTGGCGAACCGCAGGGGCCTTGGCGGGGGCGAGCCTTGGCCGGGCGAACCTTGGCCGGGCGAACCTTGGCCGGGCGAACCTTGGCCGGGCGAACCTTGGCCGGGCGAACCTTGGCCGGGCGAACCTTGGCCGGGCGAACCTTGGCCGGGCGAACCTTGGCGGGGCGAGCCTTGGGGGGCAGGCGGGGCAGGCGGGAACGGCGGCGCGGGACGAGTGGTGCGGTGACAGCAGAAGCCTGGGCGACGCACGGCACGGAGAGACCGGACACGGGCAGTGCGTCAGACACTGGCACGAACGATCGACGAGCCGCTAG
- a CDS encoding PAC2 family protein, with amino-acid sequence MTEFDGLPLLRSPVAIAAFEGWNDAADASTAAVEHLEQVWQAREITTIDPEDFYDFQVSRPTITMAEGETRKIEWPTTRFTVASPPGAERDVVLIRGIEPSMRWRTFCEQVLELCHSLEVERIVLLGALLADVPYTRPLPISGSASDRDAGEKYNVVPTRYDGPTGIVGVLHEAAGRAELDALSFWVHVPHYANNPPCPKATLALLSRLEDVLDLPVPLADLAEEADEWEKRVRAAAEQDAELGEYVRELEERVGDEGIQPLTGDEIASEFEKYLRRRGGSAGPTAGSW; translated from the coding sequence ATGACTGAGTTCGACGGCCTCCCGCTGCTCCGATCGCCCGTGGCCATCGCCGCCTTCGAGGGCTGGAACGACGCAGCGGACGCATCGACCGCGGCCGTGGAACACCTCGAGCAGGTGTGGCAGGCCCGCGAGATCACCACCATCGACCCGGAGGACTTCTACGACTTCCAGGTCAGCCGGCCGACGATCACGATGGCCGAGGGTGAGACCCGCAAAATCGAATGGCCGACCACGCGGTTCACGGTGGCCAGCCCGCCCGGCGCCGAGCGCGACGTGGTGCTGATCCGCGGCATCGAGCCGAGCATGCGCTGGCGCACCTTCTGCGAGCAGGTCCTGGAGTTGTGTCACAGCCTCGAGGTCGAGCGCATCGTGTTGCTGGGTGCCCTGCTGGCCGACGTGCCGTACACCCGGCCCCTGCCGATCAGCGGCTCCGCCTCCGACCGTGACGCCGGTGAGAAGTACAACGTGGTCCCCACCCGCTACGACGGACCGACCGGCATCGTCGGCGTGCTGCACGAGGCGGCCGGGCGGGCCGAACTCGACGCGCTGTCGTTCTGGGTGCACGTGCCGCACTACGCGAACAACCCGCCCTGCCCCAAAGCGACGCTGGCCCTGCTCAGCCGCCTCGAGGACGTGCTCGACCTGCCGGTGCCGCTGGCCGACCTGGCCGAGGAGGCCGACGAGTGGGAAAAGCGCGTCCGGGCCGCCGCCGAGCAGGACGCCGAGCTGGGTGAATACGTACGGGAGCTGGAGGAACGCGTCGGTGACGAAGGCATCCAGCCGCTGACCGGGGACGAGATCGCCAGCGAGTTCGAGAAGTACCTGCGGCGCCGGGGCGGGTCGGCCGGTCCGACCGCCGGCTCCTGGTAG